The following proteins come from a genomic window of Paenibacillus spongiae:
- a CDS encoding OmpA/MotB family protein: MRRSRRRSSRRDAPESHDRWLITYADLITLLMIFFVILYAMSQLDVKKYEVLAQSLNFEFRKAESPLEGGSGLTGSLDKAQQPKPPETSEKVTDPEEERRKAEKLQLENELQDLLRIIQTYIKDNRLENLVYVADTSKGIAIRLSDQFLFDLGKADLKTYAKPVLDKLASLFKQLKDNTISIEGHTDNLPIQEGGAFRDNWELSAARSLSVLRYFVDGAKIDPKKFEIAGYGDTRPVAPNTTEANRQKNRRVEITVMRIIE; the protein is encoded by the coding sequence ATGCGGCGGAGTAGAAGGCGTTCAAGCCGGAGAGATGCGCCGGAAAGCCATGATCGCTGGCTCATCACTTATGCGGATTTGATTACGCTGCTGATGATATTTTTCGTTATTCTGTATGCCATGAGCCAGCTCGATGTGAAGAAATACGAAGTGCTCGCGCAATCGCTTAACTTTGAATTCCGCAAGGCGGAATCGCCTCTTGAAGGGGGCTCAGGCTTGACCGGCTCGCTCGATAAGGCTCAGCAGCCCAAGCCCCCCGAAACTTCCGAGAAAGTGACCGATCCCGAAGAGGAGCGGCGTAAGGCCGAGAAGCTCCAGTTGGAGAATGAACTGCAGGATTTACTTCGCATCATACAGACTTACATTAAAGATAATCGTTTGGAAAATCTCGTTTATGTTGCAGATACGTCCAAAGGGATTGCAATCCGTCTCTCCGATCAGTTTCTGTTCGACCTTGGCAAGGCTGATTTGAAGACGTATGCGAAGCCTGTGCTCGACAAGCTGGCCAGCCTGTTTAAACAGCTGAAAGACAATACGATTAGTATCGAAGGCCATACGGATAATCTGCCGATACAAGAAGGCGGAGCGTTCCGGGACAACTGGGAGCTGTCGGCCGCACGTTCCCTGTCCGTTCTGCGGTATTTCGTCGACGGGGCAAAGATCGATCCGAAAAAATTCGAGATCGCCGGATACGGCGATACGCGCCCCGTCGCGCCGAACACGACGGAGGCCAACCGTCAAAAAAACCGCCGCGTCGAAATCACGGTCATGCGGATTATAGAATGA
- a CDS encoding S41 family peptidase — MQFKGRTVAAFISLTIVASVLVTLMVTDRWIALESGGAASGAVAADAKGKDGMTAQEINKLNAVVQLIETKYFREVDRSKVMDGAINGMMLALDDPYSVYMEKDTAKHFSESIEGSFTGIGAEVTLQNGSITVISPIKGSPAEKAGVLAKDVLLSVNGEKLEGVTLNEAVAKIRGPKGTKVKLSIKRAGVSDPIQLVLVRDDIDYETVYANMHSDGVGVIEIRQFSLNTGERFAEELARLEKQGMKGLVIDVRNNPGGVLPIVVSVAQPFIAEGQPIVQVEDRAGNREKTMSKGKGKPYPVAVLMNKGSASASEVLAGALKEAGHAVLVGETTFGKGTVQVSYDKVTGDGSLVKMTIAKWLTPLGNWVHEKGLKPDIEVLPPDYYTVARLSKAKTLVRDTISEDTRSLQVMLNALGYEVDRKDGYFSAATEKSVQTFQKKAGLPVTGEVDKVTAEKIEEKLIVQIRDQDNDVQLLKAVGVVKEKLKNKAAQ; from the coding sequence ATGCAGTTCAAGGGACGTACTGTCGCAGCCTTCATATCGCTGACGATCGTGGCCTCGGTGTTGGTTACGCTTATGGTGACCGACCGCTGGATCGCGCTGGAGAGCGGGGGCGCTGCAAGCGGAGCGGTAGCCGCGGATGCCAAAGGGAAGGACGGGATGACCGCGCAGGAGATTAATAAGCTTAACGCGGTCGTGCAGTTGATTGAAACGAAATATTTCCGTGAAGTGGATCGTTCCAAAGTCATGGACGGGGCGATCAACGGCATGATGTTAGCCTTGGACGATCCTTATTCCGTTTATATGGAGAAGGATACGGCGAAGCACTTCTCGGAATCCATCGAAGGATCGTTCACAGGCATAGGTGCCGAGGTAACGCTCCAGAATGGAAGCATTACGGTTATTTCCCCGATAAAGGGATCGCCGGCGGAGAAAGCAGGCGTGCTCGCCAAGGACGTGCTGCTGTCGGTCAACGGCGAGAAGCTCGAAGGGGTTACCCTGAATGAAGCCGTCGCTAAAATACGCGGTCCGAAGGGGACGAAGGTCAAGCTGAGCATTAAACGCGCTGGCGTTTCAGACCCTATTCAGCTCGTGCTTGTACGCGATGATATCGATTATGAGACGGTATATGCGAATATGCACAGTGACGGCGTGGGCGTCATTGAAATCCGCCAATTTTCCCTGAATACCGGCGAACGGTTCGCAGAGGAGCTAGCGCGGTTGGAGAAGCAGGGAATGAAAGGGCTCGTGATCGATGTGCGCAACAATCCGGGCGGCGTTCTGCCGATCGTCGTTTCCGTGGCGCAGCCATTCATTGCGGAAGGACAGCCGATCGTACAGGTTGAAGATCGGGCGGGAAATCGCGAGAAAACGATGTCCAAGGGCAAAGGCAAGCCTTACCCGGTTGCGGTGCTGATGAATAAAGGAAGCGCGAGCGCTTCGGAGGTGCTGGCAGGCGCTCTGAAAGAAGCGGGACATGCCGTATTGGTCGGCGAGACGACGTTCGGCAAAGGCACGGTTCAGGTCAGCTACGATAAAGTGACAGGCGATGGCAGTCTGGTCAAGATGACGATCGCCAAATGGTTGACGCCTCTTGGCAATTGGGTGCATGAGAAGGGGCTGAAGCCCGATATCGAGGTGCTGCCGCCGGATTATTACACGGTAGCCCGTCTGTCCAAGGCGAAGACACTCGTCCGCGACACGATATCGGAAGATACCCGCAGCCTGCAAGTGATGCTGAATGCGCTCGGATATGAAGTGGACCGGAAGGATGGCTACTTCAGCGCTGCGACGGAGAAGAGTGTCCAGACGTTCCAGAAGAAAGCCGGGCTCCCGGTCACAGGCGAAGTAGACAAAGTGACGGCCGAGAAGATCGAGGAAAAGCTTATCGTCCAAATTCGCGATCAGGATAATGACGTGCAGCTCCTTAAAGCGGTCGGCGTCGTCAAAGAGAAATTAAAGAATAAAGCTGCTCAATAG
- the ftsE gene encoding cell division ATP-binding protein FtsE encodes MIEMQDIWKTYADGTHALCGVSVLIERNEFVYLVGPSGAGKSTFMKLIYREEIPTKGQISVNGFNIGKLKPRKIPYVRRNIGVIFQDFRLLPKMTAYENVAFAMEVIEAPRRIIKKRTMEVLELVGLKEKFNSLPAQLSGGEQQRVAIARAIVNSPAVIVADEPTGNLDPETSWGIMNLLEEINFRGTTIVMATHNREIVNRLRKRVIAIESGTIARDEARGEYGYEA; translated from the coding sequence GTGATTGAAATGCAAGACATCTGGAAAACGTACGCGGACGGCACACATGCGCTGTGCGGCGTTTCCGTTCTTATAGAGCGCAACGAATTCGTCTATCTGGTCGGCCCGTCAGGTGCCGGCAAGTCCACGTTCATGAAGCTGATCTACCGTGAAGAGATTCCAACCAAAGGTCAGATTTCGGTAAACGGATTCAATATCGGCAAGCTCAAACCGCGCAAAATCCCTTATGTCCGCCGTAACATCGGCGTTATCTTCCAAGACTTCCGGCTGCTCCCCAAGATGACGGCTTACGAGAATGTAGCGTTTGCGATGGAGGTCATTGAAGCGCCCCGCCGCATCATCAAGAAGCGCACGATGGAAGTGCTCGAGCTTGTCGGCTTGAAGGAGAAGTTTAACAGCCTGCCCGCTCAATTGTCGGGGGGCGAGCAGCAGCGAGTCGCCATCGCACGGGCGATCGTGAACAGCCCGGCTGTTATCGTAGCCGACGAGCCGACGGGCAATCTTGATCCAGAAACATCATGGGGCATTATGAACCTGCTTGAAGAGATTAACTTTCGAGGAACGACAATCGTTATGGCCACTCATAACCGCGAAATTGTGAACAGGCTCCGTAAGCGCGTCATCGCCATCGAATCCGGTACAATCGCCCGCGATGAAGCAAGAGGGGAGTACGGTTATGAAGCTTAG
- a CDS encoding murein hydrolase activator EnvC family protein, with amino-acid sequence MRKWLAIPAVVVLAAFIFQPFGGEAASQVDKINKELDQVRKEISAAAHNRNQADKDRQVIIQQKTETAKSMQEVLTQIDEVGTQMMGVQAQLDAAEEKLLLTGEELQTAEERIATRDELLQSRLRLMYTNGSVSYLDVLLNATSFSDFIDRFDSLQSILGQDRDILESHKEDRELIAQKKKDVEKQLAEVKVMYGKLDSYQSLLVAKEKQKEVMVLSFNEQAEELEEISEEQEKLLISLAKKVSDLEEQKRKAAAKKKKKKVTPYYTGGKFAVPLQDGYRLSSPYGYRTHPISGKKKLHTGLDMAAPAGTPIYAAESGTVLIAQWWSGYGNTVIIDHGNGLWTLYGHIRNNGIKVNKGDTVKRGQKIAEVGSTGQSTGNHLHFEVRKNEEPVNPSQYLK; translated from the coding sequence GTGAGAAAATGGCTCGCCATCCCAGCCGTAGTCGTGCTAGCAGCTTTTATTTTTCAGCCCTTCGGCGGGGAAGCTGCTTCACAAGTAGACAAGATCAATAAAGAGCTGGATCAGGTCCGCAAAGAAATCTCTGCGGCAGCTCATAACCGCAATCAGGCGGATAAGGACAGACAGGTTATCATCCAGCAGAAAACGGAAACGGCCAAGTCCATGCAGGAAGTATTGACGCAGATCGATGAAGTAGGGACGCAGATGATGGGTGTCCAGGCCCAGCTGGATGCTGCGGAAGAGAAGCTGCTGTTGACCGGCGAAGAGCTGCAAACAGCCGAGGAGCGGATCGCTACGAGGGACGAGCTGCTTCAGTCGAGGCTTCGCCTGATGTATACCAACGGTTCCGTATCCTATCTGGATGTGCTGTTGAATGCCACGAGCTTTAGCGATTTCATCGACCGGTTCGATTCCCTGCAGTCTATTCTCGGACAGGATCGCGACATTCTTGAGAGCCACAAGGAAGACCGTGAGCTGATCGCGCAGAAGAAGAAGGATGTCGAGAAGCAGCTTGCGGAAGTGAAGGTGATGTACGGCAAGCTGGACAGCTACCAGTCTCTTCTCGTTGCGAAAGAAAAACAGAAGGAAGTTATGGTGCTGAGCTTTAACGAGCAGGCCGAGGAGCTTGAGGAGATTAGCGAGGAGCAGGAGAAGCTTCTCATCAGTCTGGCGAAGAAAGTATCCGATCTGGAAGAGCAGAAGCGGAAAGCGGCTGCGAAGAAAAAGAAGAAGAAGGTTACGCCGTATTATACCGGCGGCAAGTTTGCCGTACCGCTGCAGGATGGCTATCGCTTATCCTCTCCATATGGCTATAGGACGCATCCGATCTCGGGCAAGAAGAAACTACATACAGGTTTGGATATGGCCGCTCCGGCAGGAACGCCGATCTATGCGGCGGAAAGCGGCACCGTTCTGATTGCGCAATGGTGGAGCGGGTACGGCAACACCGTTATTATCGATCATGGTAACGGCCTATGGACGTTATATGGCCATATTCGCAACAACGGCATTAAGGTGAATAAGGGCGATACCGTCAAACGTGGCCAAAAAATCGCCGAAGTCGGCAGTACCGGCCAATCGACGGGGAACCATTTGCATTTTGAGGTCCGCAAGAACGAGGAGCCTGTAAATCCAAGTCAATATCTTAAATAG
- a CDS encoding VanW family protein, with protein MKRFHMVWMILIAALLAYSVGWGLIWVYTHRNTVPDGAYASSDGEAAHQLLSNGEQRLTSGSPLPLGGLSIDAALQRLNERSESLKKLSLTLEANGTKVLNKTWTLEQLGLQIDTKNARAAIARLGEGRMWDKAIYRWSFPDRLDVSLTWNSRVFEKAVRSQWGYLDASTPINASREITSDDQVVYKPHQNAYRLNMEALLTNVVKAVEAELNAGWGANAKPISLPLAISVVHPNVTLERLKAEGIERMITSFSTDFRSSGEGRVHNVTATANTLHDWKLAPGEEFDYRKVIEATRVKYGFREAPVILNGELVPGIGGGICQVSSTLYSAALRIGLHMTERRNHSLPVSYLPKGQDATFAEGAINFKFKNTTGKHLIIRTEVRNRILTIKLFGSMPKNVRYTIDSKTVKVIDPPVKLIESAAAVPGGRLLISTGKAGYVVETYRTKYQDDRAVSRERISRDTYKAQPAIYGVAPENGDPGAVPEGSPPPRQLIEDGVNE; from the coding sequence ATGAAACGATTTCATATGGTGTGGATGATTCTGATCGCCGCTCTGCTCGCATACTCCGTCGGCTGGGGATTGATATGGGTCTATACGCATAGAAACACAGTCCCAGACGGAGCTTACGCAAGCAGCGACGGAGAGGCAGCGCATCAGCTATTATCAAACGGCGAACAAAGGCTGACGTCCGGCAGCCCCCTTCCTCTCGGGGGGCTATCCATCGATGCGGCTCTGCAGCGCCTGAATGAACGTTCGGAATCGCTGAAGAAGCTTTCGCTTACCCTGGAAGCGAACGGTACGAAGGTGCTGAACAAAACGTGGACGCTCGAGCAGCTCGGCTTGCAAATCGATACGAAGAATGCCCGTGCTGCGATCGCAAGGCTAGGCGAAGGCCGCATGTGGGACAAGGCTATTTACCGCTGGAGCTTTCCCGATCGACTTGACGTAAGCTTAACCTGGAATTCGCGCGTCTTTGAAAAGGCGGTTCGCAGTCAATGGGGGTATCTGGACGCCAGTACGCCCATCAACGCGTCAAGGGAGATTACTTCGGACGATCAAGTTGTCTATAAACCCCATCAGAATGCTTATCGGCTGAATATGGAAGCTTTGTTAACGAACGTTGTGAAGGCCGTCGAAGCGGAACTCAATGCGGGTTGGGGAGCGAACGCCAAGCCGATTTCCCTGCCGCTTGCCATATCCGTCGTCCATCCGAACGTAACGCTGGAGAGATTAAAGGCGGAAGGCATCGAACGGATGATTACCTCATTCTCAACGGACTTTCGTTCGAGCGGAGAAGGGAGAGTCCACAATGTGACGGCAACGGCAAATACGCTTCACGATTGGAAGCTGGCGCCGGGGGAAGAGTTCGATTACCGCAAGGTCATCGAAGCGACGAGAGTGAAATACGGGTTCCGGGAAGCCCCGGTTATATTGAATGGGGAGCTTGTCCCAGGTATTGGCGGCGGGATCTGCCAGGTATCCAGCACGCTTTACAGTGCTGCGCTGCGGATCGGCCTCCATATGACCGAGCGTCGCAACCATTCGCTGCCGGTGTCCTATTTGCCCAAGGGACAAGATGCCACGTTCGCGGAAGGGGCTATTAATTTCAAGTTCAAAAATACGACAGGCAAACATTTGATCATTCGGACCGAGGTTAGGAACCGCATACTCACCATCAAACTGTTCGGCTCGATGCCCAAGAACGTCCGCTATACGATCGATTCGAAGACGGTGAAGGTCATCGATCCCCCGGTTAAGCTGATCGAGTCTGCAGCTGCGGTACCTGGCGGACGTCTGTTGATCAGCACCGGCAAAGCCGGATATGTCGTCGAAACTTACCGGACGAAGTATCAGGACGACCGCGCCGTATCGCGTGAACGAATCTCGCGCGACACCTATAAAGCGCAGCCTGCCATCTATGGCGTAGCCCCGGAGAACGGCGATCCGGGTGCAGTACCCGAGGGCTCTCCCCCGCCGAGACAGCTGATCGAGGACGGCGTGAATGAATAG
- a CDS encoding flagellar motor protein, with protein sequence MDITTVIGIIAGILALFLGFLWEGGHPESLFEKTALLIVIGGTFAAVAVSFPSSKLKQIPDALRHAFRRTDTDPYGMIDKIVDMATIARRNGVLALESEANELKEPFLRNGLLMVIDGTDPELTREIMELEIDAMERKREQQAKIFEAAGGYAPTMGIIGTVMGLIHVLSNLSDPGSLGPSIAVAFTATLYGVASANVFYLPIASKIKTASMEQVQMLELMLEGVLALQAGENPQLIRKKLTSFMLLEQENPRAKKVGTNAAE encoded by the coding sequence ATGGATATTACGACGGTCATTGGTATTATCGCAGGTATTCTGGCATTATTTCTAGGTTTTTTGTGGGAAGGCGGGCATCCGGAAAGTTTATTTGAGAAAACGGCCTTGCTGATCGTGATCGGGGGTACATTCGCGGCGGTTGCCGTCAGCTTCCCTTCCTCCAAACTCAAACAGATTCCAGATGCGCTTCGGCATGCCTTCCGCAGGACGGATACCGATCCCTACGGGATGATCGATAAGATTGTGGACATGGCTACGATCGCCCGGCGAAATGGGGTTCTCGCGTTAGAGAGTGAAGCGAACGAGCTGAAGGAACCTTTTTTGCGCAACGGACTGCTTATGGTCATTGACGGCACCGATCCCGAGCTTACCCGCGAAATTATGGAACTGGAAATCGACGCCATGGAGCGCAAGCGGGAGCAACAGGCCAAAATTTTCGAGGCAGCCGGCGGATACGCGCCAACGATGGGCATCATCGGCACCGTTATGGGGTTGATCCACGTGCTGAGCAACTTATCCGATCCGGGCTCGCTCGGACCTTCGATCGCGGTCGCTTTTACCGCTACGCTGTACGGGGTTGCCAGCGCGAATGTCTTTTATTTGCCGATCGCATCCAAAATCAAAACAGCCAGCATGGAGCAGGTACAAATGCTGGAGCTGATGTTGGAAGGCGTGCTGGCGCTGCAGGCCGGGGAAAATCCCCAATTGATCCGCAAGAAGTTGACCTCGTTCATGTTGCTGGAGCAGGAAAATCCTAGAGCGAAGAAGGTGGGGACGAATGCGGCGGAGTAG
- a CDS encoding PDZ domain-containing protein encodes MALEVLRQAGGAAWQLLLSPYYYVAILLIMLQYMRQTRMMRKLFHVRLHAWPSQLVRTIISGIVVGFFLSCAGLFLGVTVTGEAVLWMWGTAAVLAAFSVRYLCFAYSVGLLGVLQWLLGWMPLTERADWIGTAAASLGRLDIPGLLILVALMHLAEALLVRLQGARFANPLFLEGKRGKLIGGYMLQGYWPVPLLMLVPAASGGGADIALPWTTLLDNSFLGSGGWTMVGFPMMIGFTELTRTMLPGAKARAAASSLMLYALLVGAAAAGAAFWPPLTVIAALCALLLHELLVLFSRLRETTSSPFYVHNEQGLRVLAVIPGTPAEAMGIVSGEILHKVNGMKVRSIEELYAALHMQSAFCKLEVLNLEGQIKFVQRARYANEHHQLGVILAPDDRADFYAAPRAASLFDLFRGGRAARQRDSASTSI; translated from the coding sequence GTGGCTTTGGAAGTGCTCCGGCAAGCCGGAGGAGCGGCTTGGCAGCTGCTGCTATCACCTTATTACTACGTAGCCATTCTGCTTATTATGCTGCAATACATGCGCCAAACGCGAATGATGCGCAAGCTGTTCCATGTCCGTCTGCATGCATGGCCTTCGCAGCTCGTGAGGACGATAATCTCCGGCATAGTGGTCGGATTCTTTCTATCATGCGCAGGATTGTTCCTGGGCGTGACCGTTACTGGTGAAGCCGTGCTCTGGATGTGGGGAACGGCTGCGGTCTTAGCCGCGTTTTCAGTGCGTTATTTATGCTTCGCCTACAGCGTAGGCCTGCTCGGGGTGCTGCAGTGGCTGCTCGGTTGGATGCCGCTGACGGAACGAGCGGATTGGATCGGGACGGCGGCTGCTTCGCTGGGGCGGCTGGATATCCCGGGTCTGCTCATACTCGTCGCGCTCATGCATCTCGCAGAGGCGCTGCTCGTGCGCTTGCAGGGGGCGCGGTTTGCCAACCCTCTGTTTCTTGAGGGCAAGAGAGGAAAGCTCATCGGCGGCTATATGCTGCAAGGCTACTGGCCGGTGCCGCTTCTTATGCTGGTTCCGGCAGCATCTGGCGGCGGCGCTGATATTGCTCTGCCTTGGACGACGCTTCTGGACAACAGCTTCCTCGGCAGCGGCGGCTGGACGATGGTCGGGTTTCCGATGATGATCGGGTTTACCGAGCTGACCCGAACGATGCTGCCGGGTGCTAAGGCACGCGCGGCGGCATCGTCGCTGATGCTCTATGCGCTCCTGGTAGGCGCGGCAGCTGCAGGCGCCGCATTCTGGCCGCCGCTTACGGTTATTGCAGCGCTCTGTGCGCTTCTGCTGCATGAGCTGCTCGTCTTGTTTAGTCGGCTGCGAGAAACGACAAGCAGCCCCTTTTATGTACATAACGAGCAGGGGCTTCGCGTATTAGCCGTTATTCCAGGAACGCCTGCGGAAGCGATGGGCATTGTTTCGGGCGAAATCTTGCACAAGGTTAACGGCATGAAGGTTCGTTCCATAGAAGAGCTGTACGCCGCTTTGCACATGCAGTCCGCTTTCTGCAAGCTGGAGGTGCTCAATTTGGAGGGCCAAATCAAGTTCGTGCAGCGTGCCCGCTACGCCAACGAGCATCATCAGCTTGGCGTCATACTGGCGCCGGATGACCGGGCGGACTTCTATGCCGCACCTCGAGCGGCTTCGCTGTTTGACCTCTTCCGGGGAGGGCGCGCGGCGCGTCAGCGTGACTCGGCGTCGACTTCGATTTAG
- the ftsX gene encoding permease-like cell division protein FtsX: MKLRTMLRHLREGVKNVLRNGWMSFASISSIVISLFILGGFLLLALNVNNLADQIESQVEIRVFLQLDTDQAKIDKLRNEIGNIAEVKQVKFVSKDEGLELLRKNLGEDGEELLQGYENEKNPLPDSFTVEVFEPQTIAFAAKKIELINKADQTNPITDVKYGKGKVETLFKLTNAVRNIGLVIVAGLAITAMFLISTTIKITILARRREIGIMKLVGATNHFIRWPFFIEGALIGIIGSVLTTAILLYGYSRLIYVSQFELGLLMIKLVTLKEVGFLVSVLIIGLGTLIGIWGSTLSVRKYLKV; the protein is encoded by the coding sequence ATGAAGCTTAGAACGATGCTGCGCCATCTGCGGGAAGGCGTGAAGAATGTCTTGCGCAACGGCTGGATGTCATTCGCGTCCATAAGCTCGATCGTCATCTCCCTCTTCATTCTCGGGGGGTTCCTGCTGCTGGCGCTTAACGTGAACAATCTTGCCGACCAGATCGAGAGCCAGGTGGAGATACGGGTATTTCTGCAGCTGGACACCGATCAGGCGAAGATCGACAAGCTCCGTAACGAAATCGGCAACATTGCGGAAGTGAAGCAAGTGAAGTTCGTATCGAAGGATGAGGGGCTCGAGCTGCTCCGCAAAAACTTGGGCGAGGACGGCGAAGAACTGCTGCAAGGATACGAGAACGAGAAGAATCCGCTGCCGGATTCCTTCACCGTGGAAGTGTTTGAGCCGCAGACGATCGCTTTCGCGGCGAAGAAGATCGAGCTGATCAACAAAGCCGATCAAACGAACCCGATTACGGACGTGAAGTACGGCAAAGGCAAGGTCGAAACGCTGTTCAAGCTGACGAACGCTGTCCGCAATATCGGACTCGTCATCGTGGCCGGTCTTGCCATAACGGCCATGTTCCTTATTTCAACCACCATCAAGATAACCATCCTGGCGCGCCGGCGCGAAATCGGCATCATGAAGCTGGTAGGCGCAACCAATCATTTTATACGCTGGCCTTTCTTTATTGAAGGTGCGTTAATCGGCATCATCGGCTCTGTTCTTACGACGGCGATCCTGCTTTACGGGTATTCCAGACTTATCTATGTATCGCAATTTGAGCTTGGCCTGTTGATGATCAAGCTTGTCACGTTGAAGGAAGTCGGCTTTCTCGTCTCTGTGCTGATTATTGGTCTCGGTACGCTGATTGGCATTTGGGGCAGCACCTTGTCGGTGCGCAAGTACTTGAAAGTGTAG
- the uvrB gene encoding excinuclease ABC subunit UvrB, with protein sequence MVEHETRMKKPFELKSEYTPQGDQPVAIQQLVEGVKAGERYQTLLGATGTGKTYTIANTIAKLNRPTLVIAHNKTLAAQLCSEFKEFFPDNAVSYFVSYYDYFQPEAYIPSSDTYIEKDSSINDEIDKLRHSATSSLFERTDVIIVASVSCIYGLGSPTEYGGLVLSLRKGMEKSRDQILHKLVDIQYQRNDINFIRGTFRVRGDIIEIFPVANNERAMRVELFGDEIERITEIDVLTGEIVGERDHVAIFPASHFVTQEETMRIALKNIEAELEERLAELREQGKLLEAQRLEQRTRYDIEMMQEMGFCSGIENYSGPLTFRERGATPYTLMDYFPEDMLIVVDESHVTLPQIRAMYNGDRARKEVLVDHGFRLPSAMDNRPLRFEEFEEKMKQIIYVSATPGPYELEHCPTMVEQIIRPTGLIDPIIEVRPTKGQIDNLLEEIRDRIAKDERVLVTTLTKKMAEDLTDYMKDVGIKVRYLHSDIKTLERLAILRDLRIGTFHVLVGINLLREGLDLPEVSLVAILDADKEGFLRSERSLIQTIGRAARNSDGRVIMYGDKMTDSMDKAIKETERRRSIQLSYNDKHGITPQTIRKKIHDVIEATKVAEQKSDYLTGVGASKMSKKERQSLIGRLEAEMKDAAKNLQFERAAELRDALLELKAEVG encoded by the coding sequence ATGGTGGAGCACGAAACGAGGATGAAGAAGCCGTTCGAGCTGAAATCGGAGTACACGCCGCAGGGCGATCAGCCGGTAGCGATTCAACAGCTGGTGGAAGGCGTGAAGGCGGGCGAGAGGTATCAGACGCTGCTGGGGGCTACCGGTACAGGCAAGACCTATACCATCGCGAACACGATCGCGAAGCTGAATCGGCCGACGCTGGTCATTGCGCATAACAAGACGTTGGCTGCGCAGCTATGCAGCGAGTTCAAGGAGTTTTTTCCGGACAATGCCGTTTCGTATTTTGTCAGTTACTATGACTACTTCCAGCCCGAAGCGTATATTCCATCCTCGGATACGTATATCGAGAAGGATTCGAGCATTAACGACGAGATCGACAAGCTCCGCCACTCCGCTACCAGCTCCTTGTTCGAGCGAACGGACGTCATCATCGTTGCCAGCGTTTCCTGCATATACGGCCTCGGTTCACCGACGGAATATGGCGGGCTCGTCTTGAGTCTGCGCAAAGGAATGGAGAAGTCCCGCGATCAAATTCTTCATAAGCTCGTCGACATTCAATATCAGCGCAACGATATTAACTTCATTCGCGGCACCTTCCGCGTGCGCGGCGACATTATCGAAATTTTCCCCGTAGCGAACAATGAGAGGGCCATGCGCGTCGAGCTGTTCGGCGACGAGATCGAACGGATTACCGAGATTGACGTGCTTACCGGCGAAATCGTCGGCGAACGCGATCATGTCGCTATATTTCCGGCGTCTCACTTCGTTACCCAAGAGGAAACGATGCGCATAGCATTGAAGAATATCGAGGCCGAGCTTGAAGAACGGCTTGCCGAGCTGCGGGAGCAGGGAAAGCTGCTGGAGGCCCAGCGCCTGGAGCAGCGCACCCGTTATGACATCGAGATGATGCAGGAGATGGGATTCTGTTCCGGCATCGAGAACTACTCGGGGCCATTAACGTTCCGTGAACGCGGCGCAACGCCATATACGCTCATGGATTATTTTCCGGAAGATATGCTGATCGTCGTAGATGAGTCTCACGTGACCCTTCCGCAAATCCGGGCGATGTACAACGGCGACCGTGCGCGCAAAGAGGTGCTCGTCGACCATGGTTTCCGGCTGCCGTCGGCAATGGACAACCGGCCTCTGCGCTTCGAAGAGTTCGAGGAGAAGATGAAGCAGATCATCTATGTATCGGCTACCCCGGGACCTTATGAGCTTGAACATTGCCCGACGATGGTCGAGCAAATCATCCGCCCGACAGGGCTGATCGACCCCATTATCGAAGTGCGTCCGACCAAAGGGCAAATCGATAACCTGCTTGAGGAAATCCGCGATCGCATCGCCAAGGACGAGCGCGTGCTCGTGACGACGCTGACGAAGAAGATGGCCGAGGATCTGACCGACTACATGAAGGATGTCGGTATTAAGGTTCGCTATCTGCATTCGGATATTAAGACGCTGGAACGGCTCGCGATATTGCGGGATCTGCGCATAGGCACCTTCCATGTGCTAGTCGGCATTAACCTGCTGCGGGAAGGCCTTGACCTTCCGGAAGTGTCGCTCGTCGCCATTCTGGACGCGGACAAGGAAGGCTTCCTGCGATCGGAGCGTTCGCTCATTCAGACGATCGGCCGGGCGGCAAGAAATTCGGATGGTCGCGTCATTATGTACGGCGACAAAATGACGGACTCCATGGATAAAGCGATCAAAGAGACGGAACGCCGCCGGTCCATTCAGTTAAGCTACAATGATAAGCACGGCATCACGCCGCAGACGATCCGCAAGAAAATCCATGACGTTATCGAAGCGACGAAGGTTGCCGAGCAGAAGAGCGATTATTTGACGGGTGTCGGCGCAAGCAAGATGTCGAAGAAAGAACGCCAATCGCTTATCGGGCGTCTGGAAGCCGAGATGAAGGATGCGGCTAAGAACCTGCAGTTCGAACGCGCGGCCGAGCTGCGCGATGCGCTGCTGGAGCTGAAAGCCGAAGTAGGGTAA